The Ramlibacter sp. PS4R-6 nucleotide sequence ATCGGCGGCGTCCTGCTGGTGCTGGCTTTCGTGTTGCTGTCCGAGTACACGAAGGCCTGGCTGCTGTACCTCGGGCTGGTGTTCCTGTTCATGGTGATGTACGCGCCGGGAGGCATCGCCAGCCTGATCATGATGAACCTGCGCGTGGCCTCCTTCGGCCGGCTGCGCGAGCTGTGGGTGAGCTACCTGGCGCTGGCCGTCACGGGCCTCGTCGTGCTGCTCGGGGCCGCGGCCATGATCGAGATGGTCTACCACATGCAGCTGAATTCGGCGCTCGGCCCGCAGGTGAAGTTCCTCGGGGCGACGCTCGACACGGGCGGCGTGAACAGCTGGTTCGGCTCGGTCTTCGTCGTGCTCACCGGCATCCTGCTGTTCGAAGTGGCCCGCCGCCACTTCGTGCGCCAGTGGGGCGAGATCCAGGAGTTCATCGAAAAAGAGATCAAGCGGAGGGAAGCGCTGTGACGTTTGCGCTCGAACTGAAGGACCTGCGCAAGAGCTTCGGCAAGACCGAGATCATCCGCGGCTGCAACCTGGCCGTGGCGCAGGGCGAACGCATCGCGGTGATCGGCCCCAACGGCGCCGGCAAGTCGACGCTCTTCAACCTGATCTCCGGCCGCTTCGAGCCGACCAGCGGCGAGGTGCACCTGAACGGCATCCGTATCGACGGCCGCAAGCCCTACGAGATCAACCGGCTGGGCCTGTCGCGCAGCTTCCAGATCACCAACATCTTCCCGCGCCTGTCGGTGTTCGAGAACCTGCGCTGCGGCGTGCTGTGGAGCCTGGGCTACAAGTACACGTTCCTGAAGTTCCTCGCGGACCTGGAGGACGCCAACGACCGCGCCGAGCGCCTGCTCGAGCAGATCCGCCTGGACAAGAAGCGCGACGTTCTGGCGATGAACCTCACCTATGCCGAGCAGCGGGCGCTGGAGGTCGGCATCACCATCGCCGGCGGCGCCAACGTGATCCTGCTGGACGAACCCACGGCCGGCATGAGCAAGAGCGAAACGAGGCGTTTCATCGAGCTCATCAAGGAAGTGACCGTGGGCAAGACGCTGCTGACCGTGGAACACGACATGGGCGTGGTGTTCGGCCTGGCCGACAAGATCGCGGTGGTGGTCTACGGCGAGATCATCGCCTTCGACACGCCCGAGAAGGTGCGCGCCAACCAGAAGGTGCAGGAAGCCTACCTGGGCTCCCACATCGCGGACGCACAGGCGGGGGCGCACTGATGCTCAAGGTCGAGAACCTCCACGCCTTCTACGGCAAGAGCCACGTGCTGCACGGCGTGCACTTCGACGTGCGAGAAGGCGAGATCGTCGCGCTGCTGGGCCGCAACGGCTCGGGACGCTCCACCACCGCCAAGGCCATCATGGGCATGGTCGATTGCACGGGCGCGATCGACTGGAAGGGCCAGCCGACCATGGGCCGCAAGCCCTACGAGATCGCGCACCTGGGCATCGGCTACGTGCCCGAGAACCGCGACATCTTCCCGAAGCTCACGGTGCACCAGAACCTGATGCTCGGCCAGAAGAGCGCGAAGCAGCA carries:
- a CDS encoding ABC transporter ATP-binding protein, with amino-acid sequence MTFALELKDLRKSFGKTEIIRGCNLAVAQGERIAVIGPNGAGKSTLFNLISGRFEPTSGEVHLNGIRIDGRKPYEINRLGLSRSFQITNIFPRLSVFENLRCGVLWSLGYKYTFLKFLADLEDANDRAERLLEQIRLDKKRDVLAMNLTYAEQRALEVGITIAGGANVILLDEPTAGMSKSETRRFIELIKEVTVGKTLLTVEHDMGVVFGLADKIAVVVYGEIIAFDTPEKVRANQKVQEAYLGSHIADAQAGAH